The sequence below is a genomic window from Halolamina litorea.
AGCCGTAGTACGCAAGCGGGCGGACGTACGCCGACTCGAGGTCGTTCCGGCGGATCACTTCCAGCGTCGCCTTGGTGAGTTCCTCCGGCGTGAAGTCGATCTCCATGTCGTAGGGCTTCGCGGAGTTGTAGAACCGGTCGAGGTGCTCCTCCCAGCGGAAGATGGCGGTACCCTCCTCGGTGTCGTAGGCCCGGACGCCCTCGAAGATGCCCGTGCCGTAGTGCATCGCGTGGCTGAGAACGTGGACGGTGGCGTCCTCCCAGTCGACGTACTCGCCGTTCATCCAGATCGTCCCGTCTTCTTCCATCTGCTCGAACGCGCTCATGACCCCGAGTGGGACCGGCGGGGTCTTAAATTCGGCAGAAACGGCGGTCTAGCCCAGTCGGGTCAACAGGTCGCGCCCTTCGACGTACACCAACCCCTCGCGCTCGGCGTACGCGCGGGCGTCGGCGGGGGTTCGCGCGGCGCCGGTCTCGCCGTCGACCATCTCACACACGACGACTGCGGGCTCCCGGCCGGCGGCCGCCGCGAGTGCCAGCCCCAGTTCGGTGTGGCCCTGCCGGTCCGCGAGCAGGTCCGGCGCACCGCGCAGGAGCGTCACGTGGCCCGGCGAGCGGAACGTCTCGGCGAAGGCGTCGGCGCCGAACTGCCCGGCGTCGGCGGCGTCGGCGGCGGCGCCGAGTTCCCGGATCGTCAGCGCGCGGTCGTCGTCGGTGATCCCGGTGAACGTCTCGCGGTGGTTCACCGGCAGCGAGAACGACGAGCGGTCGTCGTAGTCGAGGTGTGCGGCCTCGGCCGCGGGGTGATCGAGCGCGTCCGAGAGGAACGGCAGGTCCCACGCGTCGGCGACGGCGTCGTCGATGGCCACACAGATCAGGCCACCCGCGTCGTCGCGCAGTCGGCGGACCGCCTCCGGATCGACGGCGGCCGCGGGGTAGACGATGTCTACCTCGCCCTCGCGGTCGGCGGCGTCGTGGATCAACACGGGCTCGCCACGGGCGAAGGCCGCCTCGGCGGCGGCGACGGCGTCGACGCCGGTTCGGGTCGAACTCATGCGTCCTCGATCTCCACGACGACCTCGTCGCCGTCGGCGAGTCCCAGTTCGTCCCGAAGCATCTCTGGGGCGATCAGCTCGATCTGGTCCTCGTCGTGGTGGGTCCGGTCGGGGACGATGACGTGAACCGGCTCGTAGCTCCCGGCGTCGGCCTCCAGTCGGGCGGCGTAGCACGTCGCCGAGCCGTACGTGCGCTCCTCGTCCTCCCACTCGTCGATGTCGATCCCCTCGACCGCGCTCAGCTCGCTGCGGTTCCGGGTGCTCTGCTCGTCGAGGGAGACGTTCAGCGTGCCCGGGTAGGGGTCGTAGCCCAGCCGTTCGACGAACTGGCGGTTGTACCCCGGCAGCGAGATGTAGTGGCGCCCTTCGCCGACGCCGCCCGTGACGCCGCCCGACAGCGAGAGCGCGGCGTCGCCCTCGAACAGCTTGCGGTAGTCGGCGTACTCCTCGCGGAGGCGGGACTTCCCCGCCGCCGTCAGCGACACCCACTGCCCGTCGGCGACGACCTCGCGCTCGATCAGGCCGGCGGACTCCAGTCGCTGCAGCCGTCGGGAGGCGGTCTGGCTCGAGGCGTCGAGGCGCTCGCCCAGCGCCGAACACGACACCTTTCGCTGCCCGTCGATCCCACCGGACAACGCGATCTCCTTCAGCGCCGCCACGCCGGCGGCGTCGACCCCCGCGGTCGTCTCTTGCATACTCTCCGGTTCACGATCGAGACGCTTAACGATACTGGATATTGGACGGATAACGTATCCGTGATGGTGACCGCCGGCGCCGCCGCTGGCCGATCGCTGCGTTCCGAAAAAACGACGGGCCCGACGCTTACGCTTCGGGCGGTCGCTCGATGATCGTCCCGCTGGAGCCGACGATCACGTCCGGCGTCTCCGTACCGTCCGGGTAGGTGGTTCGGCCGTAGGCCGCCTCGTAGAAGTCCGCCTGGACCGGCGACTCGACACTGTTCCACTCCTGGTCGTCGAGCTTCTCGTAGATCGTCGACGAGGAGCCGCTGACGAGCAGGTTGTCGTTCATGTCGTGTGTAACACACGAGAGCCGCTTGGTCCCGAGCCCGATCGGGGTCCACGTGTTACAGTCACAGTTCATCCGGTAGAGGTAGCCGCCGTCGGAGGCGACGTAGACGAACTCCTGATCGTTGCTGTCGATGTAGCTGATCACGTCGTAGTGCCCGACCTGCGAGTTCGGGATCCCGACGTTCTCCCACGTCTCGCCGCCGTCGCGGCTCTCGTACACCTGTGAGGAGGTGTCGACCGCGTGACCGACGCTGGTCGCCTTCTCGCGGAAGTCGACCGCGGGCACGCGCGATCCGCCGCCAGGCTTGTTCGGGCTCCCGAACACCATACAGTTCTGGTCGTCGTACGTCCCGATGATGACCTCGCCGGAGCCGTTGAACACCTGAACTCGCTCGCTGCCCTGATCCCCGGTGACGGAGATTCCCTCCCACGTGGAGGTCATCCCGTTGGGCGCGGAGTAGTTGTACTTCAGTCCCTCTTCGACGTCGTAACACCCCAGCGCGCCGGAGCCGCCGGCGAACCAGATGCGCTTGTAGTCGTCGGTGACCGCCATCGTCCGGAGCGAGTTGCTCCGGGCTGCCGGCCCCACGTCGACGACCTTCTCCCAGTTGCCGTTGCTTCGTCGGGCGACGATGTCCCCCGTCGAACCCACGGCGTGCGGGCCACGCGTGGTGTTGGAGACGCCGTACAGCGTCTTACTCGTCGGTGACTCTACTGACTGCCACTCGCTTGCTGCTGACGCGCGATCGACGGCGAACGCCCCCCCCGCCGCGACCGACACTGCCGCGCCAACCGTCTTTACGAACGACCGTCGACTGAATGGCTTCTCGGACATTGTCGGCACCTACCTCTGGAGACACAAGCCATCGTAAAAGGAGTTGGGGCCAATCGCGCCGAGAAAAGAGTACAGATATCCCTATAGGTTCTCTGCTCTTCCTAGATTTATTGTTTCTCCTAGCCGCTATCGCTCGATAATTGTCCCGCTGTTACCCACGACGATGTCGACTTCGCTGCCCTTGTCGGCCGGGGCTGCCGCCAGTAACGCGTTACCGGTGCTCGTGTTCGTGACCTTCCAGCCGGCACCGTCGCTCGCGTCGGCCTTGTGGTAGATCCGACCGCTCCCGCCGGCGCCGAGGAACCGCTCGCCCTTGTTGTTCGATTCGAGCGAGTGGATTCGCTTGCTGCCCGCCTCGGTGGGCGTCCAGATGTTGCAGTCACAGTCCAGCCGAAGGATCCGGCCGCCGCCGCCGCCGACGTAGACGTGGTTCGGTGTCGTTCGGTCCTCAGTGAGTACCGCCGTGTATCCCGTCTGGGAGGCGTCGACGCCGACCCGACTCCACGAGCCGCCGGCGTCGGCCGTCCAGTAGACGCTCCCGCCGCTGGTCGACACGTACCCCTCACCCGAGCCGAGTTGGAAGTCCACGGCCTGGACGTCGTACCCCGACCCGGTGTCCGAGAGCATCCAGTCGATCCCGCCGTCCTCGGTTCGGGTGCCGATGAGGACCTCCCCGGAGGCCTTCCCGAGATAGATGCGTTCGTCACCCGCGTCGCCGCTGACGCCGATACTGCTGAACGCGCTGCCGATCCCGAGCGGTTTCGAGTGGTCGTAGAGAGTGGCCGTCTCCGTGTCGTACTCGCCGATCACGCCGCTGTTGCCGGCGACCCAGTAGCGTTCGGCGTCGTCGGTCACGGCACCCCCGTTCAGGGTCTTCGACTGCCCGGTGGGTCCGGAGTTGACGACTGTTACCCACTCGTCGCCGTCGGTGCGACGAATAATGGCGCCCCCCTCCCCGCTCGCGTAAGCGCCGTTGCTGGTGTACTCAGCACCCGTGAGGGAGCTCCCGGTCGGCGATTCGACCCGTCGCCAACTCTGTTTCGCGACAGCCGTCGACGCCGTACCGAGAACCCCACCGAGTCCCGCGACTCCTGTGGCTTCCAGTACCCGTCGCCGGGTATAGCGTCCCCCCATGTTCACCCGGACAGACTCAAGGGACGGCAAAAACGATTGGGGCCGTCGAATCGAAACCCGCCCCGATACCCGCGCTATCCGTTGATTTTTCGCCGAGCCGACGGTTCCCGCGGTTCGGAAGCCCCTTTATCCACCGGGCGGAACGGTGGCCCATGTTCATCGAGTTCCGGTCGACGGTCGAGGACGCCGTCGCGGCCGCGCTGGCCGCACGCGACCTCCCGACCGACGACCTCGGTATCGAGGAACCGCCGGACGGCGTCGATGCCGTGCTCGCCTCCAGCGTCGCGTTCCGGCTCGCCGGCGAGGTCGGCGCGCCGCCGCCGCAGGTGGCCGCCGAGGTCGCCGCGGAGATCGACGCCGCCGACTACGACTACCTCGGCGAGATCACCACACAGGGACCCTACCTCAACTTCGCGCCGAGCGACGACTACTACGCCGACACGCTCGACGCCGCGGGCGCCGAGACCTACGGCCGGCTCCCCGAGAAGGACGAGTCGGTCGTCGTCGAACACACCTCCGCGAACCCGACCGGGCCGGTCCACGTGGGCCGCGCACGCAACCCGATCATCGGCGACGCCATCGCCAACGCGATCGATTACGCCGGCTACGACGTGGAGCGCCACTACTACGTCAACGACGCCGGCCGGCAGGTGGCGGTGTTCACGTGGGCCTACGAGACGTTCGACGAGGCCGACCTGCCCGAACCGGAACGCGAGAAGCCCGACTACGACCTCGTCCGCTACTACCGCAAGGGCAACAGCTACCTCGAGGACGCCGACGAGGCCGCCGTCGAGGAAGCCGAAGCCGAGATCGAGGCGATCATGCAGGGCCTCGAAGCGGGCGACGAGGAGACGTTCGAGCGCGTGAGCGAGGTCGTCGATACGGTGCTTGAGGGCATGACCCAGACGCTCTCGCGGCTCCCCGCGGAGTTCGACGAGTTCGTCAAGGAGACGCGGTTCATGCGTTCGGGCGCCACCGACGACGTGGTCGAGCGCCTGCAGGCCCTCGACGAGGCGTTCCTCGAGGACGACGCGTGGCAACTGGACCTCTCGGAACGCGGCATCGACAAGGAGTTCGTCTTCCTGCGCTCGGACGGCACAACGCTCTACACCACCCGCGACCTCGCCCACCACGAGTGGAAGTTCGAGCACTTCGACCGCGCGGTCACGGTCGTCGGCGAGGACCACAAGCTCACCTTCACCCAACTGCGCGAGACGCTCGAACTCCTGGACCACGACACCGAACAGCTCGATCAGGTGTTCTTCTCGTGGGTGAACCTCCCCGGCGGCGAGGGGATGAGTACCCGGGAGGGAACCGGCGTCGACCTCGACGACCTGCTCGACGAGGCCGTCGACCGCGCCCGTGCGGAGGTCGAGGACCGCATGGACGACCGCATCCGCGAGGACGACCTCACCGAGGCCGACGTCGAACGGATCGCCCGACAGGTCGGGATCGGCGCGGTGCGCTACGACATCGTCGCCAAGCAGCCGAGCAAGGCGATCACCTTCGAGTGGGAGCGCGCCCTCGACTTCGAGGCGCAGTCCGCGCCGTACGTCCAGTACGTCCACGCCCGCTGCCGGGGTATTCTCGACGGCGAGTCGGTTCCCGCCGACATCGATGCCGACGCCCTCGACGCGCCGGAGGAGCGCGACCTCCTCCGAACGATCGCTCGCTTCCCCGCGGTGATCGAGGAGGCCGCCGAGGACCTCGAACCCCACCGGATCGCCACTTACACCCGCACGTTCGCGGAGCGCTTCAACGCGTTCTACCGCGAGTGCCCGGTGATCGACGCCGAGAGCGAGAAACTACGCGACGCCCGCCTCGCGCTCGTGGCGGCCGCTGCCCACACGATCGGCAACGCGCTCGACGTGCTCGGGGTCGCCGCCCCCGAGTCGATGTAAAAGCCGGCCGGCTTAGCTGAACAGCCGGCTGATGAACCCTTTTCGCTCGGTGCTACTCTCCGCCTCCGTCTCCTCGGCCAGCGGCGCCGCCTGCGGCGCGTCCTCGAAGGCCGCGTCGTCGGTCACGTCGACGCCGCCCTCGGCGCTCGGGATGTCGCCGCCGGCCTGCTGGAGGTCCTCTGCGGGCTGTTCGGCCCACGCCGGGGAGTCCTCCCACGACCCGGCCGGGGCATCCTGCCTCCCGGTCGCGGCGTCCTGCCCCTCGACCGCGGCGTCGGCGCCGGCTTGTTGGGTCGCGGCCTGCTGACCCTGCGGCGTCCCCCGAGTGGCGCCCTCGCGGCGGTTCTGTGTTCGTGGCTCCTCGGACGCCGGCGACTCCGAGGGCTGGTCGGGCACCTCCTCGGCGGCGACGCCCGCGGTCTCGGTTCGGGCCACCGATCCCTCGATGGACTCGCCCGCGTCGGCTGCGAACTCGGCGTCGTCGCCCGGAGCCTCGACGGGGCCGTCGGCCAACGAGCCGGCGATACTTCGGAACGCTGCGGCGGCGGGAGCGTCGGCGTCGTAGTCCGTCACCGGGACGGACCCGTCGCTCGCGGCGTGGAGCGCGGCGTCCTCGGGAACCGACCCAAGTACGGGCGCCGAGAGCGGCGCCGCGTCACCCGGGGCGTCGCCGGGTGTCACCCGGGTCAGCACGACGCCGGCCACGTCCGCGCCGAGCCGTTCGGCGAGCCGTCGGGTCTTCTCGGTGTTCCCGAGGGCGTCACGGTCGGCGGTCGAAACGAGCAGTACCTCGTCGGAGAGTCCGAGCGGGAGCGCCGTCTCGTGTGAGAGCCCGGCACCGGTGTCGACGAAGACGAAGTCACGGTCCGCGAAGGAGCCGACGACCCGGCCCATCCGGCTGATGTCGGCTTCGCTGAACGATTCGAGGTCGGAACCACCCGGGACCACGGTCATCCCGTGTGGCCCCTCGTAGGACGCCTCCTCGACGCTCGCACCCGCTGCGAGAACGTCGTGTAGCGTCGCGTCAGACGCCTCCACGCCCAACTGGTCCCCGAGGTTCGCCATCCCGATGTCCCCGTCGACGACCGCCACGTCGTAACCGCCCGCGGCGAGCGTGGCTGCGAGGTTCGCCGTCGTCGTCGTTTTCCCAACCCCCCCTTTTGAGCTGGCGACTGCACAAACTCGAGCCATGTGGCTTGAGCAACTCGACACGAACGGATAAAGATACGACCCGGTTCTGTGCATAATCGTTGTGGCCGCTCAGCGGCCCGAACGCGACCGTTCGGCCGGCTCTGTGGAACCTATTTTCCATACTACTGGACGAGGCTATACGCTGCCGTCCGGAAGTGATGCTACAGGCCGCATTCGTCCCACCGCCCGCACTCACGACCCGGCCCACCCGCGCGTCGGGCGTCGGCGCCGCGTCTTCGTGCGTTACGCCCCCACAGGGGTAGTCAACAGGTACTTACACGCGTTGGCGCCTATCCTGCATTAATGAGCACTGACGCCGAGGAGACAAGCGAGGACCGGCGGAAGTACGAGTTCCGCAAAGTCCTCGAGGAACTGGAGGAGTTCGAAGGATCAGGAACGCAGCTCGTCACCATCTACATCCCGGAGGACCGACTGATCTCCGACGTGGTCGCCCACGTGACTCAGGAGCACTCGGAGGCGGCCAACATCAAGTCCAAACAGACCCGGACGAACGTGCAGGACGCTCTCACGTCCATCAAGGACCGGCTGCGCTACTACGACGTGAAGCCCCCCGAGAACGGGATGGTGATCTTCTCGGGCGCCATCGACGCCGGCGGCGGCCAGACGGAGATGATCACCCGGACGCTCGAGTCCCCGCCCAACCCCGTCGAGTCGTTCCGCTACCACTGTGACTCGGACTTCCTGATCGAGCCGCTGGAGCACATGATGGCCGACTCGGGCCTGTTCGGCCTGATCGTGCTGGACCGACGGGAGGCAAACGTCGGCTGGCTCAAGGGCAAGCGCGTCGAGCCGGTCAAGTCAGCGTCCTCGCTGGTGCCGGGCAAGCAGCGGAAGGGTGGTCAGTCCGCCCAGCGTTTCGCCCGCCTGCGCCTCGAAGCCATCGACAACTTCTACCAGGAGGTCGCGGAGATGGCCAACGACTTGATGGTGAACAAGCGCCACGAACTCGACGGCATCCTCGTCGGCGGGCCGTCGCCGACGAAAGACGAGTTCCTCGACGGCGACTACCTCCACCACGAACTGCAGGACAAGGTCCTCGGGAAGTTCGACGTCTCCTACACCGACGAGTCGGGCCTCTACGACCTCGTCGACGCCGGGCAGGAGGCGCTGGCCGACCAGGAACTGGTCGACGACAAGAACCAGATGGAGG
It includes:
- the ribB gene encoding 3,4-dihydroxy-2-butanone-4-phosphate synthase, translated to MSSTRTGVDAVAAAEAAFARGEPVLIHDAADREGEVDIVYPAAAVDPEAVRRLRDDAGGLICVAIDDAVADAWDLPFLSDALDHPAAEAAHLDYDDRSSFSLPVNHRETFTGITDDDRALTIRELGAAADAADAGQFGADAFAETFRSPGHVTLLRGAPDLLADRQGHTELGLALAAAAGREPAVVVCEMVDGETGAARTPADARAYAEREGLVYVEGRDLLTRLG
- the prf1 gene encoding peptide chain release factor aRF-1, which produces MSTDAEETSEDRRKYEFRKVLEELEEFEGSGTQLVTIYIPEDRLISDVVAHVTQEHSEAANIKSKQTRTNVQDALTSIKDRLRYYDVKPPENGMVIFSGAIDAGGGQTEMITRTLESPPNPVESFRYHCDSDFLIEPLEHMMADSGLFGLIVLDRREANVGWLKGKRVEPVKSASSLVPGKQRKGGQSAQRFARLRLEAIDNFYQEVAEMANDLMVNKRHELDGILVGGPSPTKDEFLDGDYLHHELQDKVLGKFDVSYTDESGLYDLVDAGQEALADQELVDDKNQMEEFFENLHTGNEATYGFTPTRKNLIMGSVDRLLLSEDLTEDVIPFECPNGHTEYETVERRHNTPSHECSECGEAAEPGEREDVVEHLMEIADQRGTETKFISTDFEKGEQLLNAFGGVAGILRYETGV
- a CDS encoding sialidase family protein — encoded protein: MGGRYTRRRVLEATGVAGLGGVLGTASTAVAKQSWRRVESPTGSSLTGAEYTSNGAYASGEGGAIIRRTDGDEWVTVVNSGPTGQSKTLNGGAVTDDAERYWVAGNSGVIGEYDTETATLYDHSKPLGIGSAFSSIGVSGDAGDERIYLGKASGEVLIGTRTEDGGIDWMLSDTGSGYDVQAVDFQLGSGEGYVSTSGGSVYWTADAGGSWSRVGVDASQTGYTAVLTEDRTTPNHVYVGGGGGRILRLDCDCNIWTPTEAGSKRIHSLESNNKGERFLGAGGSGRIYHKADASDGAGWKVTNTSTGNALLAAAPADKGSEVDIVVGNSGTIIER
- the argS gene encoding arginine--tRNA ligase, giving the protein MFIEFRSTVEDAVAAALAARDLPTDDLGIEEPPDGVDAVLASSVAFRLAGEVGAPPPQVAAEVAAEIDAADYDYLGEITTQGPYLNFAPSDDYYADTLDAAGAETYGRLPEKDESVVVEHTSANPTGPVHVGRARNPIIGDAIANAIDYAGYDVERHYYVNDAGRQVAVFTWAYETFDEADLPEPEREKPDYDLVRYYRKGNSYLEDADEAAVEEAEAEIEAIMQGLEAGDEETFERVSEVVDTVLEGMTQTLSRLPAEFDEFVKETRFMRSGATDDVVERLQALDEAFLEDDAWQLDLSERGIDKEFVFLRSDGTTLYTTRDLAHHEWKFEHFDRAVTVVGEDHKLTFTQLRETLELLDHDTEQLDQVFFSWVNLPGGEGMSTREGTGVDLDDLLDEAVDRARAEVEDRMDDRIREDDLTEADVERIARQVGIGAVRYDIVAKQPSKAITFEWERALDFEAQSAPYVQYVHARCRGILDGESVPADIDADALDAPEERDLLRTIARFPAVIEEAAEDLEPHRIATYTRTFAERFNAFYRECPVIDAESEKLRDARLALVAAAAHTIGNALDVLGVAAPESM
- a CDS encoding P-loop NTPase, which produces MARVCAVASSKGGVGKTTTTANLAATLAAGGYDVAVVDGDIGMANLGDQLGVEASDATLHDVLAAGASVEEASYEGPHGMTVVPGGSDLESFSEADISRMGRVVGSFADRDFVFVDTGAGLSHETALPLGLSDEVLLVSTADRDALGNTEKTRRLAERLGADVAGVVLTRVTPGDAPGDAAPLSAPVLGSVPEDAALHAASDGSVPVTDYDADAPAAAAFRSIAGSLADGPVEAPGDDAEFAADAGESIEGSVARTETAGVAAEEVPDQPSESPASEEPRTQNRREGATRGTPQGQQAATQQAGADAAVEGQDAATGRQDAPAGSWEDSPAWAEQPAEDLQQAGGDIPSAEGGVDVTDDAAFEDAPQAAPLAEETEAESSTERKGFISRLFS
- a CDS encoding CTP-dependent riboflavin kinase; amino-acid sequence: MQETTAGVDAAGVAALKEIALSGGIDGQRKVSCSALGERLDASSQTASRRLQRLESAGLIEREVVADGQWVSLTAAGKSRLREEYADYRKLFEGDAALSLSGGVTGGVGEGRHYISLPGYNRQFVERLGYDPYPGTLNVSLDEQSTRNRSELSAVEGIDIDEWEDEERTYGSATCYAARLEADAGSYEPVHVIVPDRTHHDEDQIELIAPEMLRDELGLADGDEVVVEIEDA